A region from the Arcobacter sp. LA11 genome encodes:
- a CDS encoding transporter substrate-binding domain-containing protein, with product MTLFRIFLIFLFVNCLNAQLILNEEEKEWISKNPIVKVGVDSNWPPFDFVDSYKKHQGISSEYLNLIASSTGLNFEIYSDKWNKVMNKIKKNKLDILACADSTDTRREYLNFTSSYLDVDIVVVGKKDLDLESFNDIQKYKIALPKDNFVHEKLKKRFPKMKFIFVKSNEEALKYVSYGKAEIYIGNLPVITYLINNNLLTNLEVKLKADFKQANLSIGVVKEKEVLLSILNKALDNITKNERQKIANKWILDSSTIIPKQDLKINLTKQEKDWLSSHGKIKISGDTFWPPYSFLDKDGKYVGMVPDLVSIITKKINLDIEYKNKENWADTIAAMKNKELDMIDAISYSKSRAEFMNFSTKYFAAEIVIIANKNNDKYVNSLMSIKNKKIATVKGYSVIERILNDYPSFPKLVEIESPLEGLKELSNSQIDYFILDIPSFEYYSKAYSLSNLKIVGPTGYTYEYGFGILKEHKELTSIINKLLKNISVDKKDEIYRKWIKVDYEQKIDYDLIWKIVLVAFFILFGTLYWNRKLQSEIEEKEEAQKKLSDSRDFVSAIMNSQMDIIVVTDGKEIKQVNQSFLNFLKIKNLSEFKKNHKCICDLFDTSDEKNFLIPVRNDETWIDEVLSDSLKVHKAKIVMNDEEYIFKVVASKIKNSSVLKTAVFHDITEVENLHKDLVKAKDIALSAAKHKSEFLANMSHEIRTPMNSVIGFTELLDKEIDNPVQKDYLQSIKRGGNALLGIINDILDLSKIEAGKLDIKKESINPKNLIGEVESIFHSKIISKNITFTIEIDENIPDFIIIDSIRIRQVLFNLIGNAIKFTEKGTIKLKVENLYKDEIKSKIDLIISVEDTGIGIDKKDLKNVFKSFEQSDQDDAKYGGTGLGLAICSKLVSMMNGEIEVESKKGVGSIFRFRLYDIPVSSLGEQITAKKLDFSNIEFEKATILVVDDIEENRKLVQASLKNFNFKIIMAENGELALDRLKNIKIDLILMDLRMPVMDGYQTATIIKNDEKLKNIPLIALTASVMGKDLEKVGEYGFDGYLRKPVILDDLIEEISKYLKFTFLNNITVEKQTNISTIDKSKLDEVLGVLTTTLKEKWNEVKDKGDFLLIDSFVEELDDIAPEGIEILSDYISQLKNNIDAFDIEKVDYLMNSYEKIIEELIKMRRKLDNE from the coding sequence ATGACTCTATTCCGTATATTTCTTATTTTCTTATTTGTTAATTGCTTAAATGCTCAACTTATTCTAAATGAAGAGGAAAAAGAATGGATATCAAAGAATCCTATTGTAAAAGTAGGTGTTGATTCAAATTGGCCTCCTTTTGATTTTGTAGATAGCTATAAAAAACATCAAGGTATATCTTCTGAGTACTTAAATCTCATAGCCTCCTCCACTGGTTTAAACTTTGAAATTTATTCTGATAAATGGAATAAAGTTATGAATAAAATCAAGAAGAATAAGTTAGATATTTTAGCTTGTGCAGATAGTACAGATACTAGAAGAGAGTACTTAAATTTCACATCTTCTTATTTAGATGTTGATATTGTGGTTGTAGGAAAAAAAGATTTAGACTTAGAATCTTTTAACGATATACAAAAGTATAAAATAGCTTTACCAAAAGATAATTTTGTACATGAAAAACTAAAAAAAAGATTCCCAAAAATGAAATTTATATTTGTTAAGTCAAATGAAGAGGCTTTAAAATATGTCTCATATGGGAAAGCTGAAATTTATATTGGAAATCTACCTGTAATAACTTATTTAATTAACAATAACCTTTTAACAAATTTAGAGGTTAAACTAAAAGCCGATTTTAAACAAGCAAATTTATCTATAGGTGTAGTAAAAGAAAAAGAGGTTTTATTATCTATTTTAAATAAAGCCCTTGATAATATTACTAAAAATGAAAGACAAAAGATTGCTAATAAGTGGATATTAGACAGTTCTACAATAATTCCAAAACAAGATTTAAAGATTAATTTGACAAAACAAGAAAAAGATTGGTTATCTTCCCATGGAAAGATAAAAATTTCTGGAGATACTTTTTGGCCTCCATACTCTTTCCTTGACAAAGATGGAAAATATGTTGGTATGGTTCCTGATTTAGTCTCTATAATAACTAAAAAGATAAATTTAGATATTGAGTATAAAAATAAAGAAAATTGGGCAGATACAATAGCTGCAATGAAAAATAAAGAATTAGACATGATAGATGCGATTTCTTATTCTAAAAGTAGAGCAGAGTTTATGAACTTTTCTACTAAATATTTTGCTGCTGAGATTGTTATTATTGCAAATAAAAATAATGATAAATATGTAAACTCTTTAATGAGTATAAAGAATAAGAAAATTGCTACTGTTAAAGGGTACTCAGTTATTGAAAGAATTTTAAATGATTATCCTTCTTTTCCTAAATTAGTTGAAATAGAGAGTCCTCTTGAAGGATTAAAAGAGTTATCTAACTCTCAAATAGATTATTTTATTTTAGATATTCCTTCTTTTGAATATTATAGTAAGGCATATAGTTTAAGTAATCTAAAAATAGTAGGACCTACTGGATATACATATGAATATGGATTTGGTATTTTAAAAGAGCATAAAGAATTAACATCAATAATAAATAAACTTTTAAAAAATATCTCTGTAGATAAAAAAGATGAGATTTATAGAAAATGGATTAAAGTTGATTATGAACAAAAGATTGATTATGATTTAATTTGGAAGATAGTTCTTGTTGCATTTTTTATTTTATTTGGTACTTTATATTGGAATAGAAAATTACAATCTGAAATTGAAGAAAAAGAAGAAGCTCAAAAAAAACTAAGTGATAGTAGAGATTTTGTAAGTGCAATCATGAATTCTCAGATGGATATTATTGTTGTAACAGATGGTAAAGAGATAAAACAGGTAAATCAATCTTTTTTAAACTTTTTAAAAATAAAAAATCTTAGTGAATTTAAGAAAAATCATAAATGTATTTGTGATTTGTTTGATACAAGTGATGAGAAAAATTTCTTAATCCCTGTAAGAAATGATGAAACATGGATTGATGAGGTTCTATCAGATTCTTTAAAAGTTCATAAAGCAAAAATTGTTATGAATGATGAAGAGTATATTTTTAAAGTTGTTGCTTCAAAAATTAAAAATAGTTCAGTTTTAAAAACGGCTGTATTTCATGATATTACAGAAGTTGAGAATTTACATAAAGATTTAGTAAAGGCTAAAGATATAGCACTTAGTGCTGCAAAACATAAAAGTGAATTTTTAGCAAATATGTCCCATGAGATAAGGACTCCTATGAATTCTGTTATAGGTTTTACAGAACTTCTAGATAAAGAAATAGATAATCCTGTACAAAAAGATTATTTACAGTCTATTAAAAGAGGAGGAAATGCTCTTCTTGGTATTATTAATGATATTTTAGATTTATCAAAAATTGAAGCTGGAAAACTTGATATAAAAAAAGAATCAATAAATCCAAAAAACTTAATAGGTGAAGTAGAGTCAATTTTTCATTCTAAGATTATAAGTAAAAATATCACCTTTACAATTGAGATTGATGAAAATATTCCTGATTTTATTATTATAGATAGTATTAGAATTAGGCAAGTTTTATTTAACTTAATTGGAAATGCTATTAAGTTTACAGAAAAAGGAACTATTAAATTAAAAGTAGAAAATCTTTATAAAGATGAAATAAAAAGTAAGATTGATTTGATTATTTCTGTTGAAGATACAGGGATTGGTATAGACAAAAAAGATTTAAAAAATGTTTTTAAGTCTTTTGAACAAAGTGACCAAGATGATGCAAAGTATGGTGGTACAGGCTTGGGCTTAGCAATTTGTTCAAAACTAGTAAGTATGATGAATGGTGAGATTGAGGTTGAAAGTAAAAAAGGAGTAGGTTCTATATTTAGGTTTAGACTTTATGATATTCCTGTAAGTTCACTAGGAGAGCAGATTACTGCTAAAAAGTTAGATTTTTCAAATATTGAATTTGAAAAAGCAACAATATTAGTTGTTGATGATATAGAAGAAAATAGGAAACTTGTACAAGCTAGTTTAAAAAACTTTAATTTTAAAATTATTATGGCAGAAAATGGAGAATTAGCACTAGATAGGTTAAAAAATATCAAGATTGATTTGATTCTTATGGATTTAAGAATGCCTGTTATGGATGGTTATCAAACAGCAACTATAATTAAAAATGACGAAAAACTAAAAAATATTCCTTTGATAGCTCTTACAGCTTCTGTTATGGGAAAAGATTTGGAAAAAGTTGGAGAATATGGTTTTGATGGATATCTAAGAAAACCTGTAATTTTAGATGATTTAATAGAAGAGATTAGTAAATATCTAAAATTTACTTTTTTGAATAATATTACTGTAGAAAAACAAACTAATATCTCTACTATTGATAAGTCAAAGTTAGATGAGGTATTAGGAGTTTTAACTACTACATTAAAAGAGAAATGGAATGAAGTAAAAGACAAAGGTGATTTTTTACTTATTGACTCTTTTGTAGAAGAATTAGATGATATTGCACCTGAAGGTATTGAAATATTGTCAGATTATATTAGTCAATTAAAAAACAATATAGATGCTTTTGATATTGAAAAAGTTGATTATTTGATGAATAGTTATGAAAAAATTATTGAAGAGCTTATAAAAATGAGAAGAAAGTTAGATAATGAGTAA
- a CDS encoding fumarylacetoacetate hydrolase family protein — MNKILLDNTEIYPSKVVCIGRNYTEHIAELNNETPDEAVFFFKPNSAISSEMIFPKGNESCHYEAEISFIIEENKISAVGFGLDLTLREVQSKLKKKGLPWERAKCFHNSAVFSDFVNFSGDTSNLEVELYINDELKQKGGVSLMITKPQEIIDELLTFSSFEDGDILMTGTPKGVGQFDIGDVFVGKILCNEKVIVEKRFIVH; from the coding sequence ATGAATAAAATATTATTAGATAATACAGAAATATACCCATCAAAAGTTGTGTGTATAGGAAGAAATTATACTGAACACATAGCTGAATTAAATAATGAAACTCCCGATGAAGCAGTATTTTTTTTCAAACCAAATTCTGCAATAAGTAGTGAAATGATTTTTCCTAAAGGAAATGAAAGTTGCCATTATGAAGCAGAAATTTCTTTTATAATTGAAGAAAACAAGATAAGTGCAGTTGGTTTTGGATTGGATTTAACATTAAGAGAAGTACAATCAAAACTAAAGAAAAAAGGGCTACCTTGGGAGAGAGCAAAGTGTTTTCATAATTCTGCTGTATTCTCAGATTTTGTAAACTTTAGTGGAGATACTTCAAACTTAGAAGTGGAACTATATATAAATGATGAACTAAAACAAAAAGGTGGAGTATCTTTAATGATTACAAAACCTCAAGAGATTATAGATGAACTTTTAACTTTTTCTTCATTTGAAGATGGAGACATTTTGATGACTGGAACACCAAAAGGAGTTGGGCAGTTTGATATTGGTGATGTTTTTGTTGGTAAAATATTATGCAATGAAAAAGTAATAGTTGAAAAAAGGTTCATAGTACACTAG
- a CDS encoding DoxX family protein — MISRIDNAISQILNNFQSLFLLLARLVIAYGFYEPAMNKWNNIDSVGQWFGSMGIPFPTLNAYMAATTETLGVVLLAFGFLTRIISVPLMVIMLVAIYTVHYANGFSAGDNGFEIPLYFFLFLGLFMSHGAGKFSIDYLVSKK, encoded by the coding sequence ATGATTTCAAGAATAGATAATGCAATTTCGCAAATTCTAAATAACTTCCAGTCTCTTTTTCTACTTTTAGCAAGATTAGTAATCGCATATGGTTTTTATGAACCAGCAATGAATAAGTGGAATAACATAGATTCAGTAGGACAATGGTTTGGTTCAATGGGAATACCTTTCCCTACTTTAAATGCATATATGGCAGCTACAACTGAAACTTTAGGTGTAGTTTTATTAGCTTTTGGTTTTCTTACAAGAATAATTTCAGTACCACTTATGGTTATCATGTTAGTTGCAATTTATACTGTTCATTATGCAAATGGATTTAGTGCAGGGGACAATGGTTTTGAGATTCCATTATACTTCTTCTTATTTTTAGGATTATTTATGTCTCATGGTGCAGGAAAGTTTTCTATAGATTATCTTGTGTCAAAAAAGTAA
- a CDS encoding DsrE family protein, producing MAKNNLLIVWSNADIEVAKKFPLLYSSVILEREYWKKAHLMLWGPSILLAKKNKKIQQQLLEIQATGVKMSACIVCVEDYKAVKKLEKLNIKVVHTGELLTKALKSDKWAVMTI from the coding sequence ATGGCAAAAAACAACTTACTAATAGTTTGGTCAAATGCAGATATTGAAGTTGCAAAGAAATTCCCCCTACTTTACTCTTCTGTTATATTAGAAAGAGAATATTGGAAGAAAGCACATCTTATGCTTTGGGGGCCATCAATTCTCCTTGCAAAGAAAAATAAAAAAATTCAACAACAGTTATTGGAAATTCAAGCAACTGGAGTAAAAATGAGTGCTTGTATCGTATGTGTAGAAGATTATAAAGCAGTAAAAAAATTAGAAAAACTAAATATCAAAGTAGTACACACAGGTGAACTTTTAACAAAAGCACTTAAAAGTGATAAATGGGCGGTGATGACTATCTAA
- a CDS encoding CoA pyrophosphatase, whose protein sequence is MNKKHFKTFIKNLPLDVNVMGRDRFFNSAVLIPLVKIDGEYYLLFQKRAANIRQGGDICFPGGGYEDCDKSFKHTALRETKEELGIKKKDIKILGQLDTYVAPIGAVIEPFVGLIKKKAVKNMIIDPSEVEKTLLIPMKFFKEHQPEEYTLKYEVHPFSINEEGEKEVHFPVEELGLPETYRKPWGHKRHKVWVYKYEDEVIWGITAVIINDLLKRY, encoded by the coding sequence ATGAATAAAAAACATTTTAAAACATTTATAAAAAACTTACCTTTAGATGTAAACGTTATGGGAAGAGACAGATTTTTCAATTCTGCTGTTTTGATTCCTTTAGTTAAAATCGATGGGGAGTATTATTTATTATTTCAAAAAAGAGCTGCAAATATTAGACAGGGTGGAGATATTTGTTTCCCTGGTGGTGGATATGAAGATTGTGATAAATCTTTTAAACATACAGCACTTAGAGAGACAAAAGAAGAGCTTGGAATCAAAAAAAAAGATATAAAAATTTTAGGACAATTAGATACTTATGTAGCTCCAATTGGTGCAGTTATTGAGCCATTTGTAGGTCTTATAAAGAAAAAAGCTGTTAAAAATATGATAATAGATCCAAGTGAAGTTGAAAAAACTTTGCTTATTCCTATGAAATTTTTCAAAGAACATCAGCCTGAAGAATATACTTTAAAATATGAGGTTCATCCATTTTCTATAAATGAAGAGGGAGAAAAAGAAGTTCATTTTCCAGTAGAAGAACTAGGTCTTCCTGAAACATATCGTAAACCTTGGGGACATAAACGTCACAAAGTTTGGGTTTACAAATATGAAGACGAGGTTATTTGGGGAATTACAGCTGTGATTATAAATGATTTATTAAAAAGATACTAA
- a CDS encoding TetR/AcrR family transcriptional regulator, whose product MQNKLSTKDKLLDSAYIEIYTYGFQGCNVDRILKHAKVPKGSMYHHYKSKKELALAVIKERITPKMLTFFSFETVENENEIDTIKNKLTQISKIDYLLKYGCPLNKLVREMFSLDDSFKIELEKTYAQIIKNIENLLEIALKNNHIKKCNIKTLSLFIYTSTIGNISIGEDNITKESYLGSLQHLFNYLDSIKN is encoded by the coding sequence ATGCAAAATAAACTATCCACAAAAGACAAACTTTTAGACTCAGCATATATAGAAATATATACATACGGTTTTCAAGGTTGTAATGTAGATAGAATTTTAAAACATGCAAAAGTACCAAAAGGTTCTATGTATCATCATTATAAATCAAAAAAAGAACTTGCACTTGCAGTAATAAAAGAAAGAATTACTCCAAAAATGTTAACTTTTTTTTCTTTTGAAACTGTAGAAAATGAAAATGAAATTGATACTATAAAAAACAAACTAACTCAAATTTCTAAAATAGACTATCTACTAAAATATGGTTGTCCATTAAATAAACTAGTACGTGAAATGTTTAGCCTAGATGATAGTTTCAAAATAGAACTTGAAAAAACATACGCCCAAATTATAAAAAATATTGAAAATTTATTGGAAATAGCACTAAAAAACAATCATATAAAAAAATGTAATATAAAAACACTAAGTCTTTTTATTTATACCTCTACTATAGGAAATATCTCTATTGGAGAAGATAATATCACAAAAGAGAGTTACCTAGGTTCACTTCAACATTTATTCAACTACTTAGATTCAATAAAAAACTAA
- a CDS encoding cupin domain-containing protein, with protein MSSLENYKLIHTNEFQNIKNETFVIEGTPLKKEGKLFLKEVLDLSSMEISLNILKPDEEIPFFHKHKKNEEVYVIIKGKAQFIIDEEIIDLQEGSIIKIKPDGARHYKNSSSKEELVIMIIQAKENSLNSKTIEDGYIVD; from the coding sequence ATGTCAAGTTTAGAAAATTATAAGTTAATTCATACAAATGAATTTCAAAATATAAAAAACGAAACCTTTGTAATTGAAGGTACTCCACTAAAAAAAGAAGGAAAGCTTTTTTTAAAAGAAGTACTTGATTTAAGTTCAATGGAAATATCTCTAAATATACTAAAACCAGATGAAGAGATACCATTTTTTCATAAACACAAAAAAAATGAAGAAGTGTATGTAATAATCAAAGGCAAAGCACAATTTATAATAGATGAAGAGATTATTGATTTACAAGAAGGCTCTATAATAAAAATCAAACCTGATGGAGCAAGACACTATAAAAATAGTTCTAGTAAAGAAGAACTAGTAATCATGATAATTCAAGCTAAAGAAAATAGTTTAAATAGTAAGACTATCGAAGATGGCTATATTGTAGATTGA
- a CDS encoding VOC family protein has translation MANPYMKHGAMNWMELMTSDIKGAKDFYSQVFNWKFEEYVSDSPMEYHMMTVEGEEMPFGGVYDKKDAMVDTSEIPSHWGNYITVTSIDETIEKVQSLGGNIIVPKTNIPNVGDFSVIQDPQGAVISIMEYCEEMKNC, from the coding sequence ATGGCAAATCCATATATGAAACATGGTGCGATGAACTGGATGGAGTTAATGACTTCTGATATAAAAGGTGCTAAAGATTTCTATTCACAAGTTTTCAATTGGAAGTTTGAAGAGTATGTGAGTGATTCTCCTATGGAATATCACATGATGACAGTAGAAGGTGAAGAAATGCCTTTTGGTGGTGTTTATGATAAAAAAGATGCTATGGTTGATACAAGTGAAATTCCATCACATTGGGGTAATTATATCACTGTAACAAGTATTGATGAAACTATAGAAAAAGTTCAAAGTTTGGGTGGAAATATAATTGTTCCTAAAACAAATATTCCTAATGTAGGTGATTTTTCAGTTATTCAAGACCCACAGGGTGCAGTTATTTCTATTATGGAATATTGTGAAGAAATGAAGAATTGTTAA
- the purH gene encoding bifunctional phosphoribosylaminoimidazolecarboxamide formyltransferase/IMP cyclohydrolase codes for MRALISVSDKSGVENFAKELVSLGYEIISTGGTYNKLKDAGIAVIEANEVTKFPECFEGRVKTLNPYIHGGILHRRDKESHLQQAKELGVEGIDLVCVNLYPFKATIEKTDDFEEIIENIDIGGPAMVRSAAKNHDSVVIVTDVADYDVVLNNLKNDTNTQEFRRDMMIKAYEHTAAYDSMIANYMNKRFNNGMGDKQFIVGEKVFDTRYGENPHQKGALYEFDNQFSDKFITLKGEASFNNMGDISGAARIAAAFGEDKAVCIVKHGNPCGFAIKDNLFDSYVEALKCDPVSAFGGVVAVNGTVDKELAEKMNEIFLEVVFAAKITAEAQEVFAKKKRIKLFEQGTEFLELAEDKIDFKRVDGGFVFQDADKVEEDEVRNSELKSSRAATEQEVKDMEIAYKIASLTKSNCVVYVKDSAMVAVGMGMTSRVDASKAALTKANDMGLDVTGAVLASEAFFPFRDSIDAAAEAGVKCVIEPGGSIRDDEIIEAANEFGMALYFSGKRHFLH; via the coding sequence ATGAGAGCATTAATCAGTGTTAGTGACAAAAGTGGTGTTGAAAACTTTGCTAAAGAACTTGTATCTTTAGGTTATGAAATTATTTCAACTGGTGGTACATACAATAAGTTAAAAGATGCAGGAATTGCAGTAATTGAAGCAAATGAAGTTACAAAATTCCCTGAGTGTTTTGAAGGTAGAGTTAAAACTTTAAACCCATATATTCATGGTGGTATCTTACATAGACGTGATAAAGAATCACATTTACAACAAGCTAAAGAATTAGGTGTTGAAGGTATTGACTTAGTATGTGTTAATTTATATCCATTTAAAGCTACTATCGAAAAAACTGATGATTTTGAAGAGATTATTGAAAATATTGATATTGGTGGACCTGCTATGGTTAGATCTGCTGCTAAAAACCACGATTCTGTAGTTATTGTAACTGATGTTGCTGATTATGATGTAGTATTAAACAATCTTAAAAATGATACAAATACTCAAGAATTTAGAAGAGATATGATGATTAAAGCATATGAGCATACAGCTGCATATGATTCTATGATTGCAAATTACATGAATAAAAGATTTAACAATGGTATGGGTGATAAACAATTCATCGTTGGTGAAAAAGTATTTGATACTAGATATGGTGAAAACCCTCATCAAAAAGGTGCTTTATATGAATTTGATAATCAATTTTCAGACAAATTTATCACTTTAAAAGGTGAAGCATCATTTAACAATATGGGTGACATCTCTGGTGCTGCAAGAATTGCTGCTGCATTTGGAGAAGATAAAGCTGTGTGTATTGTAAAACATGGTAACCCTTGTGGATTTGCTATTAAAGATAACTTATTTGATTCATATGTTGAAGCACTTAAATGTGACCCTGTTTCGGCATTTGGTGGTGTAGTTGCAGTTAATGGTACAGTTGACAAAGAACTTGCAGAAAAGATGAATGAAATTTTCTTAGAAGTTGTATTTGCTGCAAAGATAACTGCTGAAGCTCAAGAAGTATTTGCTAAGAAAAAAAGAATTAAATTATTTGAGCAAGGTACAGAATTTTTAGAACTTGCAGAAGATAAAATTGACTTTAAAAGAGTTGATGGTGGATTTGTATTCCAAGATGCTGATAAAGTTGAAGAAGATGAAGTAAGAAACTCTGAATTAAAATCTTCAAGAGCTGCAACTGAGCAAGAAGTAAAAGATATGGAAATCGCATATAAAATTGCTTCTTTAACAAAATCAAACTGTGTTGTATATGTAAAAGACTCTGCAATGGTAGCTGTAGGTATGGGTATGACTTCAAGAGTTGATGCTTCAAAAGCTGCTTTAACAAAAGCAAATGATATGGGTCTTGATGTTACTGGTGCAGTATTAGCATCTGAAGCATTCTTCCCATTTAGAGACTCTATTGATGCAGCTGCAGAAGCTGGTGTAAAATGTGTAATCGAACCAGGAGGTTCTATTCGAGATGATGAGATTATAGAAGCTGCAAATGAGTTTGGTATGGCTCTATACTTCTCAGGAAAAAGACACTTCCTACACTAA
- a CDS encoding nitrous oxide reductase accessory protein NosL, which yields MRNLLFSALAILLLVSASSANEMAKKQKKMRYTAVPASQATLVQEGDSKAYCPVCGMTLPIFYKTNHAAKSADGMKQYCSIHCLVEDKIINKADLAELKVVNNSDLKFIKAKDAFYVVGSNKPATMAMVSKYGFAKKEDAQKFAKANGGEIKTFDDVFAMVSSELKKESAMIAKRQKKMQMMGEKVYNKMCKEVHVKFNSTAQAKTYISKNKLCGELKGKKLQAVGIYLSRR from the coding sequence ATGAGGAATTTATTATTCTCTGCATTGGCTATTTTATTATTAGTTTCTGCATCATCTGCAAATGAGATGGCAAAAAAACAAAAAAAGATGAGATATACAGCTGTACCTGCATCTCAAGCGACACTTGTTCAAGAGGGCGATTCAAAAGCTTACTGTCCAGTTTGTGGTATGACATTACCAATATTTTATAAAACAAATCATGCTGCAAAATCTGCAGATGGTATGAAACAATATTGTTCTATACATTGTTTAGTAGAAGATAAGATTATAAACAAAGCTGATCTTGCTGAGTTAAAAGTAGTAAATAACAGTGATTTGAAATTTATCAAAGCTAAAGATGCCTTTTATGTAGTAGGTAGTAACAAACCTGCGACTATGGCTATGGTAAGTAAATATGGTTTTGCTAAAAAAGAAGATGCTCAAAAGTTTGCAAAAGCAAATGGTGGAGAAATAAAAACATTTGATGATGTTTTTGCCATGGTATCAAGTGAGCTTAAAAAAGAGAGTGCCATGATTGCAAAAAGACAAAAGAAAATGCAAATGATGGGTGAAAAAGTTTATAATAAAATGTGTAAAGAGGTTCATGTAAAGTTTAACTCAACTGCGCAAGCAAAGACTTACATAAGTAAAAATAAACTATGTGGAGAGTTAAAAGGTAAGAAATTACAAGCTGTAGGGATTTACCTATCTAGAAGATAA
- a CDS encoding nitrous oxide reductase accessory protein NosL: MLNKILYFLFIFIISTNTYANSNFSKKAIVKPVLTQKGEEKYWCPVCGMNIKKFYKTSHTSTLQNGTPRQYCSIHCLAKDKEEYGIDSNNIKVVNAKTEKLINAKTAFYVVGSKITGTMSKVSKIAFAKKEEAQEFIKKYKGRIVTFDEALKEAKNSLKKDDKILKTKKKKKIYPKGKKIFEKRCQQDIDPTMYLEINELKADIKNNKLCKKLNESQFQAVSLYLWDVKRFGNLSHIENPIEIEDTDKCPVCGMFVAKYPRWVAQIIYVHGDHEHKFSFDGVKDLLKFYFDPKRWLSSENKHPISKEKIKNILVTDYYSQKPIDGSSAFYVIGSDVYGPMGHELIPFEEESDAKTFKKDHGGTKIIKFDKINEEEVYKLDE; the protein is encoded by the coding sequence TTGTTAAATAAGATTCTATATTTTTTATTTATATTTATAATTTCAACAAATACTTATGCAAATAGTAACTTCTCAAAAAAAGCTATAGTTAAGCCTGTTCTTACACAAAAAGGAGAAGAAAAATATTGGTGTCCTGTATGTGGTATGAATATTAAAAAGTTTTATAAAACTTCACATACTTCAACATTACAAAATGGTACACCTAGACAGTATTGTTCTATACATTGTTTAGCAAAAGATAAAGAAGAATATGGAATAGACTCAAACAATATAAAAGTTGTAAATGCAAAAACAGAAAAATTAATAAATGCAAAAACTGCTTTCTATGTAGTTGGAAGTAAAATAACAGGAACAATGAGCAAAGTTAGTAAGATAGCCTTTGCTAAAAAAGAAGAAGCACAAGAGTTTATAAAAAAATATAAAGGAAGAATAGTTACTTTCGATGAAGCTTTAAAAGAAGCCAAAAACTCTTTAAAAAAAGATGACAAAATATTAAAAACAAAAAAGAAGAAAAAAATATATCCAAAGGGTAAAAAAATCTTTGAAAAAAGATGCCAGCAAGATATCGACCCAACTATGTATTTAGAAATAAACGAGTTAAAAGCAGATATAAAAAACAATAAACTATGTAAAAAATTAAATGAATCACAATTTCAAGCTGTATCTCTTTATCTTTGGGATGTAAAAAGATTTGGAAACTTAAGCCACATTGAGAATCCAATTGAAATAGAAGATACAGACAAATGTCCAGTATGTGGAATGTTTGTAGCAAAATACCCAAGATGGGTTGCACAAATTATTTATGTACATGGAGACCATGAACACAAGTTTTCATTTGATGGAGTAAAAGATTTATTAAAATTTTATTTTGACCCTAAAAGATGGCTAAGTAGTGAAAATAAGCACCCTATTTCAAAAGAAAAAATTAAAAATATTTTAGTAACTGATTATTATTCACAAAAGCCCATTGATGGAAGCTCTGCTTTTTATGTAATAGGTTCAGATGTTTATGGTCCAATGGGACATGAATTAATACCTTTTGAAGAAGAATCAGATGCAAAGACTTTCAAAAAAGACCACGGTGGAACAAAGATTATAAAGTTTGACAAAATAAACGAAGAAGAAGTTTATAAATTAGATGAATAA